Proteins from one Drosophila gunungcola strain Sukarami chromosome 3R, Dgunungcola_SK_2, whole genome shotgun sequence genomic window:
- the LOC128255630 gene encoding cadherin-99C isoform X1, whose translation MAARNLTPQQGLGFFGLLILLCSAVLGKSQMCEVETGQTNIILDIEESRESFIGQPTTPPELPIFGDPETEIALNLVFPKGQPIFQLNGKKLQLLQPLDRDEENLSHIVFQVSCTIRSTNKKRTIPIIVRVSDINDNAPRFMNTPYEVTVPESTPVGTTIFRNIQALDKDAGVNGLVEYFIAEGSANSTDIEKYSADGYGTFAISFPHQGQVTVAKTLDFEKIQTYYLTIVASDRARNTADRLSSTTTLTVNIADSNDLDPSFIYSGCASLDGACINPEYSASVPAGSLLGVLTVLPERIQAVDLDTINSPIRYSFASGMPGNYADYFQIDEHTGVLKQTKAIDTSTAKKYDIIVKAEEVAPGPQRFTTAKLAIAVKPVDANPPVISSSQTEGYVDENSPIGTRVLDSHGNPISFRTTDADLSDSDPKPDYIYELTTPSFNVTSDGILIVNEDNLDRDPPAPGRFKFQVVAREPRTNAASAPLSLTVHLRDVNDNAPKLAMVPPISITAGDQSESRLVTQVVASDNDEGPNAVVTYSIYHVSNNGLAKFTINETTGEIRTQGRLLAGEQYSITVQAIDIGALSSQAIVEVSVTPGPNTKPPRFQKPIYEVQVSEGAEINSTVTVVHAEDPENDAVVYSIMSGNDLRQFAVGQESGVIIVIRKLDRESLTRYQLILKAEDTGGLSSSATVNIKVTDINDKNPEFDASTLPYVFQVDEGKAQASVGVVHATDADEGINAEITYSIPTDIPFTINATSGEILTAKQLDYEQLNEYKFVVTAKDGAPDARLGTASVTVMVLDLPDEVPKFSDARIDVHIPENEENFLVATVQAFDPDSVPEITYVLRQGNAELFRVSDKTGEVRTIKGLDFESQKQHQLTIGTIENDGDGPGDTIQLVVDVEDRNDLPPRFITVPDPVTVNDDQGIGTIIATLPAIDEDGTSPGNVVRYEIVGRGKAPKYFQVDPDTGAVRIRDELRKEEDTEYQVDIRAYDLGEPQLSSVAPLRVDVHHLLANGNNEIKSDSGKLESGMVMSSESIGLAFSDDSYTTSVPESMETNSTLKLIQIVNSKVSADGPPAFRCDIVRGNDGGTFNLSSADHGCNLLLMQPLDFENRTSYTIQLRLTSHRYFVNPLKDTATVDIIVQDENDNAPEFEFNRLRGQQDTFYTVVTEEMDVDTTILQVRATDRDSGKFGTVRYALYDDDENRVNMPTSFFMMSEDSGVLRTARHFKSENDFPLTFLVEARDSDAQEQGSHRTRARIVVNKLADINRMALSFPNAAPGDLRNYYTELEELLDKKTGLVSGIERMSSQKYLAKNGSVIENPAATDIWFYLIDPKTEQLVSRKDSIVATTLLEPAARSELNIALPRATADNISFPLERNEQVHKVKAAVALDNEVFPFTLIAISLVILILGTIGIIYICISWSKYKNFKQRMRQYSSTNPSRYDPVIVNQQASNASETIANMKEYETQMLAMAVPPDVDDDLQLDFSAKNHAFSLDNVSYITHKENTNGGGGQSSPSHSDATTATIATLRRHKNLNNANMNNNLAINNRQNTFNRTLEMNTRNNANPLGSPPNGGAHSGTLTLGRIKHQNSNHYQNGAYNIDPTGPNNMANAKNNAYSTMGRRGNTFSDVGLLNGNGELMNATLGRNGQLNNRLYGAEVPITNPLFQRSSSDHNHLSSTNENVSFGKRDYGQIGFSYLNDLDRSEVETTTEL comes from the exons atggcCGCGAGAAACCTCACTCCCCAGCAGGGATTGGGCTTCTTTGGACTCCTAATCCTGCTCTGTTCGGCGGTTTTGGGCAAGTCGCAAATGTGCGAAGTGGAGACCGGTCAAACGAATATTATTCTGGATATCGAGGAAAGCCGTGAGTCTT TCATTGGACAGCCAACCACACCGCCAGAGCTTCCAATTTTCGGCGATCCGGAGACGGAAATCGCATTGAATTTGGTCTTTCCGAAAGGCCAGCCGATTTTTCAGCTAAACGGCAAGAAACTACAACTACTGCAGCCTCTGGACCGAGATGAGGAGAATCTCAGTCACATTGTCTTCCAG GTCTCCTGCACCATTAGGTCCACGAACAAGAAGCGCACCATTCCCATTATTGTTCGGGTGTCGGACATAAATGACAATGCGCCGCGTTTCATGAACACGCCCTATGAGGTTACCGTTCCCGAG AGCACACCGGTGGGAACCACTATTTTTCGAAACATTCAGGCCCTCGATAAGGATGCAGGTGTGAACGGGCTGGTTGAGTACTTTATAGCCGAGGGAAGTGCCAATTCTACAGATATTGAGAAGTATAGTGCCGATGGCTATGGCACCTTTGCCATATCGTTTCCCCACCAGGGTCAG GTTACGGTAGCCAAGACTTTGGACTTTGAGAAGATACAAACCTATTATCTCACTATTGTGGCTTCG GATCGGGCGCGCAATACCGCAGATCGTCTGTCGTCGACCACAACCTTGACGGTGAATATAGCCGATTCGAATGATTTGGATCCATCGTTCATATACAGCGGATGTGCCTCCCTGGATGGGGCCTGCATAAATCCGGAGTACTCCGCCTCCGTGCCAGCGGGATCATTGCTGGGAGTTCTAACAGTTCTACCCGAGAGGATTCAAGCTGTAGATCTAGACACCATTAACTCCCCGATCCGCTATAGTTTTGCCAGTGGAATGCCTGGCAACTACGCTGACTACTTCCAGATCGATGAGCATACGGGCGTGCTAAAGCAAACCAAGGCAATTGACACTTCGACTGCGAAGAAGTATGACATAATCGTGAAGGCAGAGGAGGTGGCGCCGGGACCGCAGCGATTCACAACGGCCAAGTTGGCCATTGCCGTTAAGCCAGTGGACGCCAATCCGCCCGTGATCTCGTCCTCCCAAACCGAGGGCTACGTGGACGAGAACTCGCCCATCGGAACTAGGGTGTTGGACTCACATGGCAACCCCATATCGTTCCGAACCACAGATGCCGACCTGAGTGACTCCGATCCGAAGCCAGACTATATCTACGAGCTGACCACGCCGTCGTTCAATGTGACCAGCGATGGCATACTGATTGTCAACGAGGACAACCTCGATCGCGACCCGCCAGCTCCAGGTCGTTTCAAGTTTCAGGTGGTGGCCCGGGAACCGCGAACCAATGCGGCCAGTGCCCCGCTCAGTCTTACGGTCCACCTGCGCGACGTGAACGACAACGCGCCCAAGCTGGCCATGGTGCCGCCCATCTCCATCACTGCCGGCGATCAGAGCGAGAGTCGCCTGGTCACCCAGGTCGTGGCCagcgacaacgacgagggccCCAATGCCGTGGTCACCTACTCCATCTACCACGTCTCGAACAACGGCCTGGCCAAGTTCACCATCAACGAGACGACGGGTGAGATCCGGACCCAAGGACGTCTGCTTGCGGGCGAGCAATATAGCATTACGGTGCAGGCCATCGACATCGGGGCACTGTCCTCCCAGGCCATTGTCGAGGTGAGTGTGACGCCGGGTCCGAACACAAAGCCCCCTCGCTTCCAGAAACCCATCTACGAGGTGCAGGTGAGCGAGGGTGCGGAGATCAACTCCACGGTCACGGTCGTTCATGCCGAGGATCCGGAGAACGATGCAGTGGTCTACTCCATCATGTCGGGCAACGATCTGCGGCAATTCGCGGTGGGTCAGGAGAGCGGCGTCATCATAGTCATCCGGAAGCTGGACCGGGAGAGTCTGACCCGCTACCAATTGATCCTGAAGGCGGAGGACACCGGTGGCCTCTCGAGCAGTGCCACCGTGAACATCAAGGTGACGGACATCAACGACAAGAACCCGGAGTTCGATGCCTCCACCCTGCCGTATGTCTTCCAAGTGGACGAGGGCAAGGCCCAGGCTTCCGTGGGAGTGGTGCACGCCACCGACGCCGATGAGGGCATCAATGCCGAGATCACCTACTCCATACCCACGGACATACCCTTCACCATCAATGCCACTTCCGGGGAGATCCTGACCGCCAAGCAACTGGACTACGAGCAGCTGAACGAGTACAAGTTTGTGGTCACCGCCAAGGATGGAGCTCCCGACGCCCGACTGGGCACGGCCAGTGTCACGGTGATGGTGCTCGACCTGCCGGACGAGGTGCCCAAGTTCAGCGATGCCCGCATCGACGTGCACATTCCGGAGAACGAGGAGAACTTCCTGGTGGCCACGGTGCAAGCCTTTGATCCGGACTCTGTTCCGGAAATAACCTACGTTCTGCGCCAGGGCAATGCTGAGCTCTTCCGGGTCTCAGACAAAACCGGAGAGGTGAGGACCATCAAGGGATTGGACTTCGAGAGCCAGAAGCAGCACCAGCTGACCATTGGAACCATTGAGAACGATGGCGATGGGCCAGGAGATACCATTCAGCTGGTCGTGGATGTGGAGGATCGCAACGATCTGCCACCGAGATTCATAACCGTTCCCGATCCCGTGACCGTGAACGATGACCAGGGCATAGGCACCATCATAGCCACCCTGCCGGCCATCGACGAGGATGGCACTTCGCCCGGCAATGTGGTTCGCTACGAGATCGTGGGTCGTGGCAAGGCGCCCAAGTACTTCCAAGTGGACCCGGACACGGGTGCGGTTCGCATCAGAGACGAGCTGCGCAAGGAGGAGGACACGGAGTACCAGGTGGACATCAGGGCCTACGACCTGGGTGAGCCGCAGCTCAGTTCGGTGGCTCCGCTGCGAGTCGATGTGCACCACCTTCTGGCCAATGGCAACAATGAAATCAAATCGGACAGCGGCAAGTTGGAAAGCGGCATGGTGATGAGCAGTGAAAGCATTGGGCTGGCCTTCAGCGACGACAGCTACACCACCAGTGTGCCGGAGTCCATGGAAACGAACAGCACCCTCAAGCTCATTCAGATAGTGAACTCAAAGGTATCGGCCGATGGACCACCGGCCTTCAGGTGTGATATTGTGCGCGGCAATGACGGGGGTACCTTCAACCTGAGTTCCGCTGACCATGGCTGCAACCTATTGCTCATGCAACCGCTGGACTTTGAGAACAGGACCTCGTACACGATCCAGCTGCGCCTCACATCCCATCGGTATTTCGTCAACCCGCTGAAGGACACCGCCACCGTGGATATAATAGTCCAGGATGAGAACGACAATGCGCCGGAGTTTGAGTTCAACAGGCTGCGCGGTCAGCAGGACACATTCTACACCGTGGTAACCGAGGAAATGGATGTGGACACCACCATTTTGCAGGTGCGTGCCACAGATCGGGATTCGGGTAAATTCGGCACCGTTCGCTACGCTCTCTACGACGATGATGAAAACCGGGTTAATATG CCCACCAGCTTTTTCATGATGTCGGAGGATAGTGGAGTGTTGCGCACCGCAAGGCATTTTAAGAGTGAAAACGATTTTCCGCTGACCTTTTTGGTGGAGGCTCGCGATAGTGATGCCCAGGAGCAGGGATCTCATCGCACCAGAGCCCGCATAGTCGTGAACAAGCTGGCGGATATTAATCGAATGGCATTGTCCTTCCCGAACGCGGCACCCGGAGATCTGCGCAACTACTACACCGAACTGGAGGAGCTGCTGGACAAGAAGACGGGACTAGTCAGCGGCATCGAGCGCATGAGCAGCCAAAAGTACCTGGCCAAGAATGGATCAGTGATCGAGAACCCAGCCGCCACGGACATATGGTTCTATCTGATCGATCCGAAGACGGAACAGTTGGTGAGCCGTAAGGATAGCATTGTGGCGACCACTCTACTGGAACCAGCTGCGCGATCCGAACTGAACATTGCCCTGCCCAGGGCCACAGCCGATAATATATCATTTCCGCTTGAGCGAAATGAGCAGGTTCACAAG GTTAAGGCCGCTGTGGCCCTCGATAATGAAGTCTTCCCCTTCACTCTTATTGCCATATCACTTGTTATACTCATACTGGGCACAATCGGCATcatttacatatgcatttcaTGGTCAAA atACAAAAACTTTAAGCAACGCATGCGCCAGTATTCGTCCACGAATCCAAGCCGTTACGATCCGGTGATCGTTAACCAGCAGGCCTCCAATGCCAGTGAAACCATAGCCAACATGAAGGAGTACGAAACGCAGATGCTGGCGATGGCAGTGCCACCGGATGTGGATGACGATCTGCAGCTGGACTTTAGCGCCAAAAACCATGCCTTCTCGCTGGACAACGTTAGCTACATAACGCACAAGGAGAACACCAATGGGGGCGGTGGTCAGTCCAGTCCATCCCACTCGGACGCCACGACGGCCACCATTGCCACGCTGCGTCGGCACAAGAACCTCAACAATGCCAACATGAACAACAATCTGGCCATAAACAACAGGCAGAATACCTTCAATCGCACCCTGGAAATGAACACTCGCAACAATGCCAACCCACTGGGATCCCCGCCGAACGGAGGTGCCCATTCGGGGACCTTGACGCTGGGTCGCATCAAGCACCAGAACAGTAACCATTACCAGAACGGCGCCTACAATATAGATCCCACTGGGCCCAACAACATGGCAAATGCCAAGAATAATGCCTACAGTACGATGGGCAGGCGGGGAAACACATTCAGCGACGTGGGATTGCTCAATGGCAACGGTGAGCTGATGAATGCCACCCTGGGTCGAAATGGCCAGCTCAACAACCGACTTTATGGGGCGGAAGTGCCCATCACAAATCCGCTGTTTCAAAG GTCCAGTTCTGATCACAACCACTTGAGCAGCACAAATGAGAACGTTTCCTTTGGCAAAAGGGACTATGGCCAAATAGGCTTCTCCTATCTGAACGATTTGGATCGCTCGGAGGTTGAGACTACCACGGAGCTGTAG
- the LOC128255630 gene encoding cadherin-99C isoform X2, with protein MRLPFPSTPVGTTIFRNIQALDKDAGVNGLVEYFIAEGSANSTDIEKYSADGYGTFAISFPHQGQVTVAKTLDFEKIQTYYLTIVASDRARNTADRLSSTTTLTVNIADSNDLDPSFIYSGCASLDGACINPEYSASVPAGSLLGVLTVLPERIQAVDLDTINSPIRYSFASGMPGNYADYFQIDEHTGVLKQTKAIDTSTAKKYDIIVKAEEVAPGPQRFTTAKLAIAVKPVDANPPVISSSQTEGYVDENSPIGTRVLDSHGNPISFRTTDADLSDSDPKPDYIYELTTPSFNVTSDGILIVNEDNLDRDPPAPGRFKFQVVAREPRTNAASAPLSLTVHLRDVNDNAPKLAMVPPISITAGDQSESRLVTQVVASDNDEGPNAVVTYSIYHVSNNGLAKFTINETTGEIRTQGRLLAGEQYSITVQAIDIGALSSQAIVEVSVTPGPNTKPPRFQKPIYEVQVSEGAEINSTVTVVHAEDPENDAVVYSIMSGNDLRQFAVGQESGVIIVIRKLDRESLTRYQLILKAEDTGGLSSSATVNIKVTDINDKNPEFDASTLPYVFQVDEGKAQASVGVVHATDADEGINAEITYSIPTDIPFTINATSGEILTAKQLDYEQLNEYKFVVTAKDGAPDARLGTASVTVMVLDLPDEVPKFSDARIDVHIPENEENFLVATVQAFDPDSVPEITYVLRQGNAELFRVSDKTGEVRTIKGLDFESQKQHQLTIGTIENDGDGPGDTIQLVVDVEDRNDLPPRFITVPDPVTVNDDQGIGTIIATLPAIDEDGTSPGNVVRYEIVGRGKAPKYFQVDPDTGAVRIRDELRKEEDTEYQVDIRAYDLGEPQLSSVAPLRVDVHHLLANGNNEIKSDSGKLESGMVMSSESIGLAFSDDSYTTSVPESMETNSTLKLIQIVNSKVSADGPPAFRCDIVRGNDGGTFNLSSADHGCNLLLMQPLDFENRTSYTIQLRLTSHRYFVNPLKDTATVDIIVQDENDNAPEFEFNRLRGQQDTFYTVVTEEMDVDTTILQVRATDRDSGKFGTVRYALYDDDENRVNMPTSFFMMSEDSGVLRTARHFKSENDFPLTFLVEARDSDAQEQGSHRTRARIVVNKLADINRMALSFPNAAPGDLRNYYTELEELLDKKTGLVSGIERMSSQKYLAKNGSVIENPAATDIWFYLIDPKTEQLVSRKDSIVATTLLEPAARSELNIALPRATADNISFPLERNEQVHKVKAAVALDNEVFPFTLIAISLVILILGTIGIIYICISWSKYKNFKQRMRQYSSTNPSRYDPVIVNQQASNASETIANMKEYETQMLAMAVPPDVDDDLQLDFSAKNHAFSLDNVSYITHKENTNGGGGQSSPSHSDATTATIATLRRHKNLNNANMNNNLAINNRQNTFNRTLEMNTRNNANPLGSPPNGGAHSGTLTLGRIKHQNSNHYQNGAYNIDPTGPNNMANAKNNAYSTMGRRGNTFSDVGLLNGNGELMNATLGRNGQLNNRLYGAEVPITNPLFQRSSSDHNHLSSTNENVSFGKRDYGQIGFSYLNDLDRSEVETTTEL; from the exons ATGAGGTTACCGTTCCCGAG CACACCGGTGGGAACCACTATTTTTCGAAACATTCAGGCCCTCGATAAGGATGCAGGTGTGAACGGGCTGGTTGAGTACTTTATAGCCGAGGGAAGTGCCAATTCTACAGATATTGAGAAGTATAGTGCCGATGGCTATGGCACCTTTGCCATATCGTTTCCCCACCAGGGTCAG GTTACGGTAGCCAAGACTTTGGACTTTGAGAAGATACAAACCTATTATCTCACTATTGTGGCTTCG GATCGGGCGCGCAATACCGCAGATCGTCTGTCGTCGACCACAACCTTGACGGTGAATATAGCCGATTCGAATGATTTGGATCCATCGTTCATATACAGCGGATGTGCCTCCCTGGATGGGGCCTGCATAAATCCGGAGTACTCCGCCTCCGTGCCAGCGGGATCATTGCTGGGAGTTCTAACAGTTCTACCCGAGAGGATTCAAGCTGTAGATCTAGACACCATTAACTCCCCGATCCGCTATAGTTTTGCCAGTGGAATGCCTGGCAACTACGCTGACTACTTCCAGATCGATGAGCATACGGGCGTGCTAAAGCAAACCAAGGCAATTGACACTTCGACTGCGAAGAAGTATGACATAATCGTGAAGGCAGAGGAGGTGGCGCCGGGACCGCAGCGATTCACAACGGCCAAGTTGGCCATTGCCGTTAAGCCAGTGGACGCCAATCCGCCCGTGATCTCGTCCTCCCAAACCGAGGGCTACGTGGACGAGAACTCGCCCATCGGAACTAGGGTGTTGGACTCACATGGCAACCCCATATCGTTCCGAACCACAGATGCCGACCTGAGTGACTCCGATCCGAAGCCAGACTATATCTACGAGCTGACCACGCCGTCGTTCAATGTGACCAGCGATGGCATACTGATTGTCAACGAGGACAACCTCGATCGCGACCCGCCAGCTCCAGGTCGTTTCAAGTTTCAGGTGGTGGCCCGGGAACCGCGAACCAATGCGGCCAGTGCCCCGCTCAGTCTTACGGTCCACCTGCGCGACGTGAACGACAACGCGCCCAAGCTGGCCATGGTGCCGCCCATCTCCATCACTGCCGGCGATCAGAGCGAGAGTCGCCTGGTCACCCAGGTCGTGGCCagcgacaacgacgagggccCCAATGCCGTGGTCACCTACTCCATCTACCACGTCTCGAACAACGGCCTGGCCAAGTTCACCATCAACGAGACGACGGGTGAGATCCGGACCCAAGGACGTCTGCTTGCGGGCGAGCAATATAGCATTACGGTGCAGGCCATCGACATCGGGGCACTGTCCTCCCAGGCCATTGTCGAGGTGAGTGTGACGCCGGGTCCGAACACAAAGCCCCCTCGCTTCCAGAAACCCATCTACGAGGTGCAGGTGAGCGAGGGTGCGGAGATCAACTCCACGGTCACGGTCGTTCATGCCGAGGATCCGGAGAACGATGCAGTGGTCTACTCCATCATGTCGGGCAACGATCTGCGGCAATTCGCGGTGGGTCAGGAGAGCGGCGTCATCATAGTCATCCGGAAGCTGGACCGGGAGAGTCTGACCCGCTACCAATTGATCCTGAAGGCGGAGGACACCGGTGGCCTCTCGAGCAGTGCCACCGTGAACATCAAGGTGACGGACATCAACGACAAGAACCCGGAGTTCGATGCCTCCACCCTGCCGTATGTCTTCCAAGTGGACGAGGGCAAGGCCCAGGCTTCCGTGGGAGTGGTGCACGCCACCGACGCCGATGAGGGCATCAATGCCGAGATCACCTACTCCATACCCACGGACATACCCTTCACCATCAATGCCACTTCCGGGGAGATCCTGACCGCCAAGCAACTGGACTACGAGCAGCTGAACGAGTACAAGTTTGTGGTCACCGCCAAGGATGGAGCTCCCGACGCCCGACTGGGCACGGCCAGTGTCACGGTGATGGTGCTCGACCTGCCGGACGAGGTGCCCAAGTTCAGCGATGCCCGCATCGACGTGCACATTCCGGAGAACGAGGAGAACTTCCTGGTGGCCACGGTGCAAGCCTTTGATCCGGACTCTGTTCCGGAAATAACCTACGTTCTGCGCCAGGGCAATGCTGAGCTCTTCCGGGTCTCAGACAAAACCGGAGAGGTGAGGACCATCAAGGGATTGGACTTCGAGAGCCAGAAGCAGCACCAGCTGACCATTGGAACCATTGAGAACGATGGCGATGGGCCAGGAGATACCATTCAGCTGGTCGTGGATGTGGAGGATCGCAACGATCTGCCACCGAGATTCATAACCGTTCCCGATCCCGTGACCGTGAACGATGACCAGGGCATAGGCACCATCATAGCCACCCTGCCGGCCATCGACGAGGATGGCACTTCGCCCGGCAATGTGGTTCGCTACGAGATCGTGGGTCGTGGCAAGGCGCCCAAGTACTTCCAAGTGGACCCGGACACGGGTGCGGTTCGCATCAGAGACGAGCTGCGCAAGGAGGAGGACACGGAGTACCAGGTGGACATCAGGGCCTACGACCTGGGTGAGCCGCAGCTCAGTTCGGTGGCTCCGCTGCGAGTCGATGTGCACCACCTTCTGGCCAATGGCAACAATGAAATCAAATCGGACAGCGGCAAGTTGGAAAGCGGCATGGTGATGAGCAGTGAAAGCATTGGGCTGGCCTTCAGCGACGACAGCTACACCACCAGTGTGCCGGAGTCCATGGAAACGAACAGCACCCTCAAGCTCATTCAGATAGTGAACTCAAAGGTATCGGCCGATGGACCACCGGCCTTCAGGTGTGATATTGTGCGCGGCAATGACGGGGGTACCTTCAACCTGAGTTCCGCTGACCATGGCTGCAACCTATTGCTCATGCAACCGCTGGACTTTGAGAACAGGACCTCGTACACGATCCAGCTGCGCCTCACATCCCATCGGTATTTCGTCAACCCGCTGAAGGACACCGCCACCGTGGATATAATAGTCCAGGATGAGAACGACAATGCGCCGGAGTTTGAGTTCAACAGGCTGCGCGGTCAGCAGGACACATTCTACACCGTGGTAACCGAGGAAATGGATGTGGACACCACCATTTTGCAGGTGCGTGCCACAGATCGGGATTCGGGTAAATTCGGCACCGTTCGCTACGCTCTCTACGACGATGATGAAAACCGGGTTAATATG CCCACCAGCTTTTTCATGATGTCGGAGGATAGTGGAGTGTTGCGCACCGCAAGGCATTTTAAGAGTGAAAACGATTTTCCGCTGACCTTTTTGGTGGAGGCTCGCGATAGTGATGCCCAGGAGCAGGGATCTCATCGCACCAGAGCCCGCATAGTCGTGAACAAGCTGGCGGATATTAATCGAATGGCATTGTCCTTCCCGAACGCGGCACCCGGAGATCTGCGCAACTACTACACCGAACTGGAGGAGCTGCTGGACAAGAAGACGGGACTAGTCAGCGGCATCGAGCGCATGAGCAGCCAAAAGTACCTGGCCAAGAATGGATCAGTGATCGAGAACCCAGCCGCCACGGACATATGGTTCTATCTGATCGATCCGAAGACGGAACAGTTGGTGAGCCGTAAGGATAGCATTGTGGCGACCACTCTACTGGAACCAGCTGCGCGATCCGAACTGAACATTGCCCTGCCCAGGGCCACAGCCGATAATATATCATTTCCGCTTGAGCGAAATGAGCAGGTTCACAAG GTTAAGGCCGCTGTGGCCCTCGATAATGAAGTCTTCCCCTTCACTCTTATTGCCATATCACTTGTTATACTCATACTGGGCACAATCGGCATcatttacatatgcatttcaTGGTCAAA atACAAAAACTTTAAGCAACGCATGCGCCAGTATTCGTCCACGAATCCAAGCCGTTACGATCCGGTGATCGTTAACCAGCAGGCCTCCAATGCCAGTGAAACCATAGCCAACATGAAGGAGTACGAAACGCAGATGCTGGCGATGGCAGTGCCACCGGATGTGGATGACGATCTGCAGCTGGACTTTAGCGCCAAAAACCATGCCTTCTCGCTGGACAACGTTAGCTACATAACGCACAAGGAGAACACCAATGGGGGCGGTGGTCAGTCCAGTCCATCCCACTCGGACGCCACGACGGCCACCATTGCCACGCTGCGTCGGCACAAGAACCTCAACAATGCCAACATGAACAACAATCTGGCCATAAACAACAGGCAGAATACCTTCAATCGCACCCTGGAAATGAACACTCGCAACAATGCCAACCCACTGGGATCCCCGCCGAACGGAGGTGCCCATTCGGGGACCTTGACGCTGGGTCGCATCAAGCACCAGAACAGTAACCATTACCAGAACGGCGCCTACAATATAGATCCCACTGGGCCCAACAACATGGCAAATGCCAAGAATAATGCCTACAGTACGATGGGCAGGCGGGGAAACACATTCAGCGACGTGGGATTGCTCAATGGCAACGGTGAGCTGATGAATGCCACCCTGGGTCGAAATGGCCAGCTCAACAACCGACTTTATGGGGCGGAAGTGCCCATCACAAATCCGCTGTTTCAAAG GTCCAGTTCTGATCACAACCACTTGAGCAGCACAAATGAGAACGTTTCCTTTGGCAAAAGGGACTATGGCCAAATAGGCTTCTCCTATCTGAACGATTTGGATCGCTCGGAGGTTGAGACTACCACGGAGCTGTAG